A region from the Lysobacter sp. BMK333-48F3 genome encodes:
- the cpaB gene encoding metalloprotease secretion chaperone CpaB, which yields MSITRKHALATALALTAAATVGLFLVERTRATAPSAAASLLASEPAAEPAAGAGARTASTPVDAFVARRSATFSLDRTRLQQARARKDVLQLADPARVAAGALKPTPRQMSDGRQFVAYDAYVLEARGVGDEFEVYVPNIGLTLHGVIDTVEVNGDIVRWSGTFEDFNSTQSRFSISQTMIDDYVLGSFDTPMGSYNLEAKNGLGWIVEQGADFHLPADGKDYLQAAPRR from the coding sequence ATGTCCATCACCCGCAAGCACGCCCTGGCGACCGCGCTCGCGCTGACCGCCGCGGCCACCGTCGGCCTGTTCCTGGTCGAACGCACGCGCGCCACCGCCCCGTCCGCTGCCGCGTCGCTGCTGGCGAGCGAGCCGGCGGCCGAGCCGGCAGCCGGCGCCGGAGCCCGCACGGCCTCCACGCCCGTCGACGCCTTCGTCGCCCGCCGCAGCGCCACGTTCTCGCTCGACCGCACTCGCCTGCAGCAAGCGCGCGCGCGCAAGGACGTCCTGCAACTGGCCGATCCGGCCAGGGTCGCCGCAGGCGCGCTGAAGCCGACCCCGCGGCAGATGAGCGACGGCCGCCAGTTCGTCGCCTACGACGCCTACGTGCTGGAAGCCAGGGGCGTCGGCGACGAGTTCGAAGTCTACGTGCCGAACATCGGCCTGACCCTGCACGGCGTGATCGACACGGTCGAAGTCAACGGCGACATCGTCCGCTGGTCGGGCACGTTCGAGGACTTCAATTCGACCCAGAGCCGGTTCTCGATCAGCCAGACCATGATCGACGACTACGTGCTGGGCAGCTTCGACACGCCGATGGGCAGCTACAACCTGGAAGCCAAGAACGGCCTGGGCTGGATCGTCGAGCAAGGCGCCGACTTCCATCTGCCGGCCGACGGCAAGGACTATCTGCAAGCCGCGCCGCGCCGCTGA
- the rfbC gene encoding dTDP-4-dehydrorhamnose 3,5-epimerase encodes MKIIETDLPGCVVIEPQVFGDARGFFYESFNQDKLAAHGLNPRFVQGNVSSSARGVLRGLHYQWPNPQGKYVSVVEGEVWDVAVDIRRGSPHYGRWTAVVLSAENKRHFWIPEGFAHGFAVLSERAVFSYLCTNVYDAAADAGVRWDDPDLAIDWPLSEPSLSAKDAVAPLLKDIAEDRLPVYAP; translated from the coding sequence TTGAAAATCATCGAAACCGATCTGCCCGGCTGCGTCGTCATCGAACCGCAAGTGTTCGGCGACGCGCGCGGCTTCTTCTACGAGTCGTTCAACCAGGACAAGCTCGCCGCGCACGGCCTCAACCCGCGCTTCGTGCAGGGCAACGTGTCTTCGTCCGCGCGCGGCGTGCTGCGCGGCCTGCATTACCAGTGGCCCAATCCGCAGGGCAAGTACGTCTCGGTGGTCGAAGGCGAGGTGTGGGACGTTGCGGTCGACATCCGCCGCGGTTCGCCGCATTACGGGCGCTGGACCGCGGTCGTGCTGAGCGCCGAGAACAAGCGCCATTTCTGGATCCCGGAAGGCTTCGCCCACGGATTCGCGGTGCTCAGCGAGCGCGCGGTGTTCAGCTATCTGTGCACCAACGTTTACGACGCCGCGGCCGACGCCGGCGTGCGTTGGGACGATCCGGACCTGGCGATCGACTGGCCGCTCAGCGAGCCGAGCCTGTCGGCCAAGGACGCGGTCGCGCCGTTGCTGAAAGACATCGCCGAGGACCGCTTGCCGGTGTACGCGCCGTGA
- a CDS encoding TonB-dependent receptor: MSLALAAALLGHASFAAAQDGAAAAADGKDKTTELSRVEVTGSNIRRLDVETASPVQVISKQDIENMGARTLLQVLDNLPAARPAQVDSKSLFTGSDGASQANLRGLGAQGTLVLLNGRRLSYYGAPAGFQTQFVNIDAIPAAAIERMEVLTDGASAVYGTDAVAGVINVITKREYRGAEINVTTDFAPRFDSYGEHQLSLTGGFGDLDEDRYNVYGSVNLYRRDPIPLSEWYDKKPEQFYVNNPNYLNNLRLGTGSAPGVFNPGSYFAINPVTGRRTQEAAPGCQNVVVEAAGPRCIWQTWLNNEIDGGAESERATAYVSARFLIGDTTEAFAEATYTDIDLRANGGTPRAFGTTTGNPTSWFSRNTGNSVNQFFYPYLGPNNVYNKASPALRAINGGVVGLQYLLQDVGGDHFGQRNTDKSYRGMFGLRGALGDWNWESAFTTAGSHSVTYQTANVNLEGFERAFGPFTIEPGTGRVIISDNPAYKFGEISEANARLLREAYPTFDIESWTRLHTLDGKIEGPLFSLPAGEVRAAFGFNLSRETFYTPGNEDAANGLITQQGGSWFDGKRTTYALFAESVAPITDKLELEVAARLDKYPNFNANLAPKIGLKYQVLPELLLRSTYSEGFRAPSLAESGEGGVFAQIGGYRDEVRCNETNAIANLLLQSARPGDVDLGRTLRNSDCSRNVARLTQPNQDLEPEKAKIATLGFVYEPASWLSVSADYWFIYRRNEIVAPDYSKPEDIQALTRFPITDADRSNLAALAAMCADPASRVTCPSALPGYSIGNVSSVIGQYKNRGRTLVDGFDIDARGRFGLGDWGRLNVGVAATIARRNMYYAGDESGWLYGNTVGYYNNPRLRATFNVDWSYGDWNTSFYVNYVGKTKWSYDRIDAQDNNAETCTGSYVSLQSSKCDGAPAWWTANLGVTWRPTEKLTVGATVKNLFDRHPFYDPNDWMSFPGYTNNFGRIYSLSVGYKF; the protein is encoded by the coding sequence TTGTCGCTGGCCTTGGCCGCCGCGTTGCTGGGCCATGCTTCGTTCGCCGCCGCACAGGACGGCGCCGCTGCCGCCGCCGACGGCAAGGACAAGACCACCGAACTGTCGCGGGTCGAAGTGACCGGTTCCAACATCCGCCGCCTGGACGTGGAGACCGCCTCGCCGGTGCAGGTGATCAGTAAGCAGGACATCGAGAACATGGGCGCGCGCACCCTGTTGCAGGTGCTCGACAACCTGCCGGCCGCGCGTCCGGCGCAGGTGGATTCCAAGTCGCTGTTCACCGGCTCCGACGGGGCCTCGCAGGCCAACCTGCGCGGCCTCGGCGCGCAGGGCACGCTGGTGCTGCTCAACGGCCGGCGCCTGTCGTACTACGGCGCTCCGGCCGGCTTCCAGACCCAGTTCGTCAACATCGACGCGATTCCCGCCGCGGCGATCGAGCGCATGGAGGTGCTGACCGACGGCGCATCGGCGGTGTACGGCACCGACGCGGTCGCCGGCGTGATCAACGTGATCACCAAGCGCGAGTACCGGGGCGCGGAGATCAACGTCACCACCGACTTCGCGCCGCGCTTCGATTCCTACGGCGAGCACCAGCTCAGCCTGACCGGCGGCTTCGGCGACCTGGACGAGGACCGCTACAACGTCTACGGGTCGGTCAATCTGTACCGGCGCGATCCGATTCCGCTGTCGGAGTGGTACGACAAAAAGCCAGAACAGTTCTACGTCAACAACCCGAACTACCTCAACAATCTGCGCCTGGGTACCGGCAGCGCGCCGGGCGTGTTCAACCCGGGCAGCTACTTCGCGATCAACCCGGTCACCGGCCGGCGCACGCAGGAGGCGGCGCCCGGCTGCCAGAACGTCGTCGTCGAAGCGGCCGGCCCGCGCTGCATCTGGCAGACCTGGCTGAACAACGAGATCGACGGCGGCGCCGAATCCGAACGCGCCACCGCCTACGTCAGCGCGCGTTTCCTGATCGGCGACACCACCGAAGCCTTCGCCGAAGCCACCTATACCGACATCGACCTGCGCGCCAACGGCGGCACCCCGCGTGCGTTCGGTACCACCACCGGCAATCCGACCAGCTGGTTCTCGCGCAACACCGGCAACAGCGTCAACCAGTTCTTCTATCCCTATCTCGGCCCCAACAACGTCTACAACAAGGCCAGCCCCGCGCTGCGTGCGATCAATGGCGGCGTGGTCGGCTTGCAGTACCTGCTGCAGGACGTGGGCGGCGACCACTTCGGCCAGCGCAACACCGACAAGAGCTACCGCGGCATGTTCGGCCTGCGCGGCGCGCTGGGCGACTGGAACTGGGAAAGCGCCTTCACCACCGCCGGCTCGCATTCGGTCACCTACCAGACCGCCAACGTCAACCTGGAAGGCTTCGAGCGCGCCTTCGGCCCCTTCACCATCGAGCCGGGCACGGGCCGGGTGATCATCTCCGACAATCCGGCCTATAAGTTCGGCGAGATCAGCGAGGCCAACGCCAGGCTGCTGCGCGAGGCCTATCCGACCTTCGACATCGAATCCTGGACGCGCCTGCACACCCTGGACGGCAAGATCGAAGGCCCGCTGTTCTCGCTCCCCGCAGGCGAAGTGCGCGCGGCGTTCGGCTTCAACCTCAGCCGCGAGACCTTCTACACCCCGGGCAACGAGGACGCGGCCAACGGCCTGATCACCCAACAGGGCGGCTCCTGGTTCGACGGCAAGCGCACCACCTACGCGCTGTTCGCCGAGTCGGTGGCGCCGATCACCGACAAGCTGGAGCTGGAAGTCGCCGCGCGCCTGGACAAGTACCCGAACTTCAACGCCAACCTCGCGCCCAAGATCGGCCTCAAGTACCAGGTGCTGCCGGAACTGCTGCTGCGTAGCACCTATTCCGAAGGCTTCCGCGCGCCCAGCCTGGCCGAGTCCGGCGAAGGCGGCGTGTTCGCCCAGATCGGCGGCTACCGCGACGAGGTCCGCTGCAACGAGACCAACGCCATCGCCAACCTGCTGCTGCAGTCCGCGCGTCCCGGCGATGTCGACCTGGGCCGTACGCTGCGCAATTCCGACTGCAGCCGCAACGTGGCGCGCCTGACCCAGCCGAACCAGGACCTGGAGCCGGAGAAGGCCAAGATCGCCACCCTGGGCTTCGTGTACGAGCCCGCCAGCTGGCTGTCGGTCTCGGCCGATTACTGGTTCATCTATCGCCGCAACGAGATCGTCGCGCCGGACTACAGCAAGCCCGAGGACATCCAGGCGCTGACCCGCTTCCCGATCACCGATGCCGACCGTTCCAACCTGGCCGCGCTGGCGGCGATGTGCGCCGACCCGGCCAGCAGGGTGACCTGCCCGAGCGCGCTGCCGGGCTACAGCATCGGTAACGTTTCCAGCGTGATCGGCCAGTACAAGAACCGCGGCCGCACCCTGGTCGACGGCTTCGATATCGACGCGCGCGGCCGTTTTGGCCTGGGCGACTGGGGCCGCTTGAACGTCGGCGTGGCCGCGACCATCGCCCGCCGCAACATGTACTACGCCGGCGACGAATCGGGTTGGCTGTACGGCAATACCGTCGGTTACTACAACAACCCGCGCCTGCGCGCGACCTTCAACGTCGATTGGAGCTACGGCGACTGGAACACCAGTTTCTATGTCAACTACGTCGGCAAGACCAAGTGGTCCTACGACCGCATCGACGCGCAGGACAACAACGCCGAAACCTGCACCGGCAGCTACGTGTCGCTGCAGTCGAGCAAGTGCGACGGCGCGCCGGCCTGGTGGACGGCCAACCTGGGCGTGACCTGGCGGCCGACCGAGAAGCTGACCGTGGGCGCGACGGTGAAGAACCTGTTCGACCGCCATCCGTTCTACGATCCGAACGATTGGATGAGCTTCCCCGGTTACACCAACAACTTCGGCCGCATCTACAGTCTGAGCGTCGGCTACAAGTTCTGA
- the rfbB gene encoding dTDP-glucose 4,6-dehydratase: MPTWLVTGGAGFIGGNFVLDAVRKGIKVVNLDALTYAGNLDTLASLEGNPAHVFVQGDIGDAALIKRLLAEHRPDAVINFAAESHVDRSIDGPAAFVHTNVVGTLSLLEQVRDYWKQLDAPARDGFRFLHVSTDEVYGSLGETGKFTETTQYAPNSPYSASKAASDHLVRAFHHTYGLPVLTTNCSNNYGPFQFPEKLIPLIIAKALVGEPLPVYGDGLNVRDWLFVGDHCSAIARVLEAGRIGETYNVGGDAERANIVVVKTICALLDQRRPLADGRARESLITYVTDRPGHDRRYAIDASKLKSELGWAPTLTFEQGIAHTVDWYLDNQAWVQRVLDGSYRLERIGQA; the protein is encoded by the coding sequence GTGCCTACTTGGCTTGTGACCGGCGGTGCCGGCTTTATCGGCGGTAACTTCGTTCTCGATGCGGTCCGCAAGGGCATCAAGGTCGTCAATCTCGACGCTCTGACCTATGCGGGCAACCTCGACACCCTGGCCAGCCTGGAGGGCAATCCGGCCCACGTCTTCGTCCAGGGCGACATCGGCGATGCGGCCCTGATCAAGCGCCTGCTGGCCGAGCACCGCCCCGACGCGGTGATCAATTTCGCTGCCGAAAGCCATGTCGACCGCTCGATCGATGGCCCTGCCGCGTTCGTCCACACCAATGTGGTCGGCACCCTGAGCCTGCTGGAGCAGGTGCGCGATTATTGGAAGCAGCTGGACGCGCCGGCGCGCGACGGCTTCCGCTTCCTGCACGTGTCCACCGACGAGGTCTACGGCAGCCTCGGCGAGACCGGCAAGTTCACCGAGACCACCCAGTACGCACCGAATTCGCCGTACTCGGCGTCGAAGGCCGCGTCCGACCATCTGGTCCGCGCCTTCCACCACACTTACGGCTTGCCGGTCCTGACCACGAACTGCTCGAACAACTACGGGCCGTTCCAGTTCCCGGAAAAGCTCATCCCGCTGATCATCGCCAAGGCCCTGGTCGGCGAACCGCTGCCGGTGTACGGCGACGGCCTCAACGTGCGCGACTGGCTGTTCGTCGGCGACCACTGCTCGGCGATCGCGCGGGTGCTGGAAGCCGGCCGCATCGGCGAGACCTACAATGTCGGCGGCGACGCCGAGCGCGCCAACATCGTCGTGGTCAAGACCATCTGCGCGCTGCTCGACCAACGCCGCCCGCTGGCCGACGGCCGCGCGCGCGAATCGCTGATCACCTACGTGACCGACCGTCCCGGTCACGACCGCCGTTACGCGATCGACGCTTCCAAGCTCAAGAGCGAGCTGGGCTGGGCGCCGACCCTGACCTTCGAGCAGGGCATCGCCCACACCGTCGACTGGTACCTGGACAACCAGGCTTGGGTGCAGCGCGTGCTCGACGGCAGCTATCGCCTGGAACGCATCGGTCAGGCCTGA
- the cpaA gene encoding metalloendopeptidase CpaA, whose amino-acid sequence MIKTLTGLLLALSATGAWATDLSPNQVGGGDIPGNYPSIDFYLSNGNWAPKLTLSNAAGDGYTVAIHSSAGYDSQLATGNTDYPLSSMRIQAGNHLSFVYRAARKQWSLVGPSLSPNRNGGSGTIGSYPDARVLRFDLADGDWAQAVTLPSSAPDNSLIVVSSSATWTSRINPQNIQYASSFNLRTGDQYAFLYRSALQRWVSVKAPTQTLDAGKVGAQIPTPSVPNTQVRFGDGNWVSEIRLPAGAGDRDRISLVSDATWTATVSSQNVDAPSTMKLFTGSRYDFIYIKERARWVLQSSPTPAYTASSPGGAQLPDMTSPNARYSAWDGNWTGTVKLPVNAAPGDRVVVKSDAAWDFSVTGQNTSFGSVPVRRGETLRFVRTSAGAWALDTRLITMLLVYSEEAAAQLGETAAQMRLWEGLRLTNEALENSRANFYVKAVGLLKRQFQATTLGDILNVALKDSVVSSTRSRLAADAVYYEGTEEGCGLAWVSAGRESMIGSGSLACGTTVMRHEFGHNMGLNHGDAASGGSAPYAKGYNLIRDIMGGNAIPFYSNPNLYYATPYYSYTPDTEVAIGLPMGIANVTDSVRAMNERSKIVSEFY is encoded by the coding sequence GTGATCAAGACACTGACCGGCCTATTGCTCGCCCTGTCGGCGACCGGCGCATGGGCCACCGACCTCAGCCCCAACCAGGTCGGCGGCGGCGACATCCCCGGCAATTACCCGTCGATCGATTTCTACCTCAGCAACGGCAACTGGGCGCCCAAGCTGACCCTGTCCAACGCCGCCGGCGACGGCTACACCGTCGCGATCCACTCCAGTGCGGGCTACGACAGCCAGTTGGCCACCGGCAACACCGACTATCCGCTGAGCTCGATGCGGATCCAGGCCGGCAACCACCTGTCCTTCGTATACCGGGCCGCGCGGAAGCAATGGAGCCTGGTCGGGCCCAGCCTGAGTCCGAACCGCAACGGCGGCAGCGGCACCATCGGCAGTTACCCCGATGCCCGCGTGCTGCGCTTCGACCTCGCCGACGGCGATTGGGCGCAAGCGGTCACTCTGCCTTCCAGCGCCCCGGACAACAGCCTGATCGTGGTCTCGTCCAGCGCGACCTGGACCAGCCGCATCAATCCGCAGAACATCCAGTACGCGAGCAGCTTCAACCTGCGCACCGGCGACCAGTACGCCTTCCTGTATCGCTCCGCGCTGCAACGCTGGGTCAGCGTCAAGGCGCCGACCCAGACGCTCGACGCCGGCAAGGTCGGCGCGCAGATCCCGACCCCGAGCGTGCCCAACACCCAGGTCCGGTTCGGCGACGGCAACTGGGTGTCGGAGATCCGCCTGCCGGCCGGCGCCGGCGACCGCGATCGGATCAGCCTCGTGTCCGACGCGACCTGGACCGCGACCGTCTCCAGCCAGAACGTCGACGCGCCTTCGACCATGAAACTGTTCACCGGCTCGCGCTACGACTTCATCTACATCAAGGAGCGCGCGCGCTGGGTGCTGCAGTCCAGCCCGACCCCGGCCTATACCGCGAGCAGCCCGGGCGGCGCGCAACTGCCCGACATGACTTCGCCCAACGCCCGCTACTCGGCCTGGGACGGCAACTGGACCGGCACGGTGAAGCTGCCGGTCAACGCCGCGCCGGGCGACCGGGTGGTGGTCAAGAGCGATGCGGCCTGGGACTTCAGCGTCACCGGCCAAAACACCAGCTTCGGCAGCGTTCCGGTCCGTCGCGGCGAAACCCTGCGCTTCGTCCGCACCTCGGCCGGCGCCTGGGCGCTGGATACCCGCCTGATCACCATGCTGCTGGTCTACAGCGAGGAAGCGGCGGCGCAACTCGGCGAGACCGCGGCGCAGATGCGGCTGTGGGAAGGGCTGCGGCTGACCAACGAGGCGCTGGAGAACTCCCGCGCCAACTTCTACGTCAAGGCGGTCGGCCTGCTCAAGCGACAGTTCCAGGCGACCACGCTCGGCGACATCCTCAACGTCGCGCTCAAGGACTCGGTGGTCAGCTCGACCCGGTCGCGGCTGGCCGCCGATGCGGTCTATTACGAGGGCACCGAAGAAGGCTGCGGCCTGGCCTGGGTCAGCGCCGGCCGCGAGAGCATGATCGGTTCGGGCTCGCTGGCCTGCGGCACCACGGTGATGCGCCACGAGTTCGGCCACAACATGGGCCTCAATCACGGCGATGCCGCCAGCGGCGGTTCGGCGCCCTATGCCAAGGGCTACAACCTGATCCGCGACATCATGGGCGGCAACGCGATCCCCTTTTACTCCAACCCGAACCTGTACTACGCGACTCCTTACTACTCGTACACGCCCGATACCGAAGTGGCCATCGGCCTGCCGATGGGCATCGCCAACGTTACCGACTCGGTGCGGGCGATGAACGAGCGCTCCAAGATCGTTTCAGAGTTCTACTGA
- the rfbA gene encoding glucose-1-phosphate thymidylyltransferase RfbA: MNRKGIILAGGSGTRLYPITQGISKQLLPVYDKPMIYYPLSVLMLAGIREVLIINTPHEQALFKTLLGDGSRWGMKIEYAVQPSPDGLAQAYLIGQDFVAGQPSCLVLGDNIFHGPGLTAMLKRAGQRDHGATVFGYWVSDPERYGVAEFDREGKVVGLEEKPDKPRSNYAVTGLYFYDGRASEFASRLKPSARGELEITDLNRIYLEEGSLHLEQLGRGYAWLDTGTHQSLLEASNFIETIEARQGLRICCPEEIAWNNGWIDAAQLAELARPLAKNGYGQYLLGLSERGFVP; this comes from the coding sequence ATGAATCGCAAGGGCATCATCCTCGCCGGCGGCTCCGGCACCCGGCTGTATCCGATCACCCAGGGCATCAGCAAGCAGCTGCTGCCGGTGTACGACAAGCCGATGATCTATTACCCGCTCAGCGTGCTGATGCTGGCGGGCATCCGCGAGGTGCTGATCATCAACACCCCGCACGAGCAGGCGCTGTTCAAGACCCTGCTCGGCGACGGTTCGCGCTGGGGCATGAAGATCGAATACGCGGTCCAGCCCAGCCCGGACGGCCTGGCCCAGGCCTATCTGATCGGCCAGGACTTCGTCGCCGGCCAGCCCAGCTGCCTGGTGCTGGGCGACAACATCTTCCATGGCCCGGGCCTGACCGCGATGCTCAAGCGCGCCGGCCAGCGCGATCACGGCGCGACCGTGTTCGGCTATTGGGTCAGCGACCCCGAGCGCTACGGCGTGGCCGAGTTCGACCGCGAGGGCAAGGTGGTCGGCCTGGAAGAGAAGCCGGACAAGCCGCGTTCCAACTACGCGGTCACCGGCCTGTATTTCTACGACGGCCGCGCCAGCGAGTTCGCTTCCCGCCTCAAGCCGTCGGCGCGCGGCGAGCTGGAAATCACCGACCTCAACCGGATCTATCTGGAAGAGGGCTCGTTGCATCTGGAGCAGCTCGGCCGCGGCTACGCCTGGCTCGACACCGGTACCCACCAGTCGCTGCTGGAAGCGTCCAATTTCATCGAAACCATCGAAGCCCGCCAGGGACTGCGCATCTGCTGCCCCGAGGAAATCGCCTGGAACAACGGCTGGATCGACGCCGCGCAACTGGCCGAACTGGCCCGCCCGCTGGCCAAGAACGGCTACGGCCAATACCTGCTCGGGCTGTCCGAGCGCGGCTTCGTGCCCTGA